The genomic region TCCCGGACCAGGCTCAGCGGATAGATGATCGGCGTGGCGTAGAAGAGCACCCGAATGATCAGCCGCATGAACCGCTCGACGTCGCGCATCAGCACGTTGAGCGCGGAGAGCAGCAGGGACAGCCCGATCAGCAGGACGCCCTGGACGGCCACCGCAAGTGGCAGGGCGAACAGCGACCACCCCAGGTCGACCTTGCTGTGGGCGGCGTACACCAGCGCGACGGCGACCAGGATCGGCAGGCCGGCCGCGTACTCGGCGAACCGGCCGGTGACCCGACCGATCGGGAAGACCTGCCGGGGCACGTTCATGGTGGTGATCAGCCGGGACTGGCCGGTGAGCGCGTTGGTGGCCTCGCTCAACGCCGAGCTGGTCCACATCCAGGCGAAAATCCCGGTGATCAGGAACAGCGGGTACGACTCCGCCGCCTCGCCCAGGTGCCGCCCGGTGTCCCGCGAGTAGAGCACGCCGAAGACGAACCAGTAGATCGCGCCCATGCCCAGCGGCTCGATGAGCGACCAGAAGTAGCCGAGCACGGACTGCTGGTACTTGACCGCGAGATCGCGCTTGACCAGGATGCGCAGGGAGTTGCGGTGCGACCACAACGCCGCGACGCCAGAGGTCACCGCCGCCTCCCGCCTTCGAAACGGACGACAGGTTAGCAGTCGGTGAACGCCGGATGCCCCGCGAGGGGCACGCTCAGCACTCGATCACGTTGACGGCCAGACCGCCGCGTGCCGTCTCCTTGTACTTGACCTTCATGTCCGCGCCGGTCTCCCGCATGGTCTTGATGACCTTGTCGAGCGAGACCGCATGCACCCCGTCACCGCGCAGCGCGAGCCGGGCGGCCGTGATCGCCTTGATGCTAGCCACCGCGTTCCGCTCGATGCAGGGGATCTGCACGAGGCCACCGACCGGGTCGCAGGTCAGCCCCAGGTTGTGCTCCATGCCGATCTCCGCGGCGTTCTCCACCTGCTCCGGGGTGCCGCCGAGCGCCTCCGCCAGGCCGGCGGCGGCCATCGAGCAGGCCGAGCCCACCTCGCCCTGGCAGCCGACCTCGGCGCCGGAGATCGAGGCGTTCTCCTTGAACAGCACGCCGATCGCGCCGGCCGCGAGCAGGAACCGGACCACGCCCTCGTCGGAGGCGCCCGGCACGAACCGGCTGTAGTAGTGCAGCACCGCGGGGATGATTCCGGCCGCGCCGTTGGTCGGCGCGGTGACCACCCGGCCACCCGCGGCGTTCTCCTCGTTCACCGCCAGCGCGAAGAGGGTGACCCAGTCCATCGCGCGCAGCGGGTCACTGGCGCCGGAGTCCGCCTCCAGGCTGCGCCGCAGCTCGGCGGCACGGCGGCGGACCTTGAGACCGCCGGGCAGCACCCCGTCCCGCTCGTAGCCCCTCTCGACGCACTCGCGCATCACCCGCCAGATCTCCAGCAGGCCGGCGCGCACGTCGGCCTCGCTCCGCCAGGAAAGCTCGTTGGCGAGCATCACCTCGCTGATCGACAGCCCGGTCGCCGCGGTGGTCTCCAGCAGCTGCGCGCCGGTGAGGAACGGGTACCGCACCCGCGTCGTGTCCGGCGTGATCCGGTCCGCGCCGGCCGCCGCCTCGTCCACCACGAACCCGCCACCGACCGAGTAGTACGTGCGGGAGCGCACCTGCGCACCGGTCTCGTCGTACGCCGCGAAGGTCATCCCGTTCGGGTGGTACGGCAGCGAGCGACGGCGGTGCAGCACCAGGTCGCGGTCCGGGTCGAAGTCGATCTCGTGCGCGTCGAGCAGGCTGATCCGGCGCTCGGCGCGGATCCGGGCGACCCGGGGGCCGACGCTGTCGGTGTCGACCGTCTCCGGCGCCTCCCCGACCAGCCCGAGCAGCACCGCGCGGTCGCTGCCGTGGCCGTGCCCGGTCGCGCCGAGGGAACCGAAGAGCTCGGCCTGCACCCGGGCGGTGGTGGCGAGCAGCCCGTCGGCCTTGAGCCCGGTGACAAAGGTCCGGGCGGCCCGCATCGGCCCCACCGTGTGGGAGCTCGACGGCCCGATGCCGACGCTGAAAAGGTCGAAAACACTGATCATGGCTGCACTTCCTCACCGTCGTCCCCGTGGTGCGGGTCCGGGCCGGGTCGTGGCCGCCCGGGTCCGGGCGACCGCTCGGGCGCCCGGGGTGTGGGTGCCCGACCGGCGAGCCTACCCGCCCAGGTCACACCCCGCCCGGCGGTCCGCCCACGTCCCCGTCGCCACCGTCGCCACCGTCGCCGCCGTCGTCGTCGGTCAAGATCGCGCTACTTCGCGGATGTAGTGGCCTCCGACCGCAGGTGAGGCCACTACATCCATGGTCCAGCGCGATCTCGCCCGGTGCGAGGCGGGTGGGTGTCGGGTGCGAGGCGGTCGGGTGTCGGATGCGGGGCGGACGGGCGCCACCGCCCGACGACCCGGGACGGTGGGCGCCGACCACCGGCGGGTGGGCACGGGAGGGTGGGCGTTGGCCGCGGGCGGGTGGGCGGGCGTGGGCCGCGGGCGGGTGGGCGCGGCCGCGCGGGGCGTCGCCGCGGGCCGGACCGGGTAACCACCTACGGGTACGCGGGTCACCGATCGTCCTGCCGACTGAGGGCGCGATGGCCACCGCTTCCTACCGTGGATGTCAGACGCGGCGTACCGCCGCAGAGTGGGAGTACGACGATGAGTCGCAAACTGGTTCGGCCCCGCCAGGGGCGCATGCTCGCCGGTGTCTGCGCCGGCCTGGCCCAGCGGTTCGGCATGTCCGCCGGCATGATCCGGCTGCTGTTCCTGCTGTCGCTGCTGCTGCCCGGCACCCAGGTGATCGTCTACCTGGTCCTCTGGATCCTGATGCCCAACGAGGACCGCTACCTGGCCACCGCCCGCCACTGACCGCCGCCCCATCCTTCCCCAGGGCTCGGGCCCATCCAGGCCCGAGCCCTGCCCGGAACCCGACCCGCCCCATCAAGGCCCGAACCGGCCTCCGAGACCGAGCCGCCCCATCAAGCCCGAGCCGGCCCCGGGACCTGAGCCTTCGGATCGAGGCGACAACATCCCTGAAGTTGCCCCCTCGGACGACGCGGAGACAACAACATCCGGGAAGTTGCGCGGATCATCAGCGCACAAGCGGCTCGAGGCTGAGCGACTCGCGGCCAGGGTCGGGGGCCACGGACACGGTCCGGGCCACGGACACGGTCCCCGCCGACACGGTCCGGGCCATTTGCGCGGCCCCGGTCGCGGGGCGGCCCGGTCGCGGGGCGGCCCGGTCGCGGGGCGGCCCGGTCGCGGGGCGGCCCGGTCGCGGGGCGGCCCGGTCGCGGGGCGGCCCGGTCGCGGGGCGGCCCGGACGTGGCAAACGCGTCCGTCCTCGACGTCTCGGATTCCAGAGGTCGTCGCGAGGCGGTGGGCTATTCCGCGAGCGCCCGGAGGATCAGGAGGCAGACGAACCCGGTGATGGACAGTGCGCCCATGAGGACGAAGCGCAGGCAGGCGCGCCGTCGCCGTCCGATCAGCGCCACCACGATCCCGGCGGCGGGCGCCACCGCCGCACCGCCCAAGCCCACCCACAGTGACGCCCGACCGACCTCGAACCAGATGGCCTGGGAAGAGGGTCGGGAAACGATGCCCAGACCAACCATGAGGGCGACGGGAAAGGCCAGCCACCATGCGGTCATCCCGGCGACGACCCGGTCGACCGCGGCCCTGGCGCCGACACCAACCGAAACGCCCTCGACCGAGGTAACGCCGCCGCCGACACCAACCGAGGCGCTGTCGGCCGGGGTGGAGCTGTCGGATGGCACGTACGGATCATAGGGAGTGCCCGGGTGGCGAGCGGAGGCCAAGGCCGCAGGCCCGACACGGCGCCAGCCGAGCTGGGCCCAGGGCACGAGCGGAGGCCAAGGCGCGGCCACGGTACGGACGCCGGCTAGCTAGCTCGTGCCCGTGCCAGACCGAGAACCAGCGCGGCAGCGCCGGGACGGCGACCGCGAGCACCCGAGCGCTGGTCCGGCTCGCGCCGCCACGGCGAGCAGCACCACCCGTCTCGAGTCGGACAACCCTCAAGGGGGGCGGCGCGACCTTGGCAACTGCTTGGCGCCATGCCTCGCCGCCAGGCTGCCCGTGCCGGACGTGGGGAGAAGTGGACGAAGCCCGGGCCGCCAGTGCGCAACGCGCTGGCGACCCGGGCTTTTCCGCGTCTGGCGAGGGTGTCGCGAGCTTCCCGGGTAGGTCAGGAGGCGACGTAGGTGACGGTCACCTTTTCGTAGCCGAGGGAGCCGAGCAGGCCCTCCAGCATCTTGCGCGTGTTCTCCTCGGCCCGGGCGCCGAGCCCGCTGTCCCGGGCGGCGGCGGTGATCCGCTCCTCGGCGAGCCGGTAGACCTCCTGCTGCCGGTTCGGGTCGCTGGCGAACACGTCGCCCAGCCGGTTGAGCAGGCCACGCTTCTCCGCGAACACGTAGCTCTTCTCCAGGTCCAGGTTGGTCTCACCGAGCTGCGGCGCGGGCAGCTTGATCTCCACCGACTTGCCGTCGGCCGACTCGACCACGGCCCCGTCGGAGATCTTCGCGAAGTCCACGTACGCCTCGACGCTGCCCGCCCCGACGAAGAGCGTGCGCTCGTTGAGCAGGAACTCGGGCACGTATCTGCGGTCGGTCTGCAGGTCGACCACGACCTGGAAGTTGCCCTCGGCCGCGACGTAGCGGCTGAGGTCCTGGATCGACTTCAGCAACGTCGGTTGGCTGCGGTCGGTCTGCTGCTCGGCGAACGGGTTGCGGAAGCTCGGCCAGAGCCCGGTGCTCTGCACGCCGAGTAGCACGACCACGGCAAGCGCCGCCGCGCCGAGCACCCAGAGCAGGCCGCGGGTGGGACCGGCGCCGGGCCGGGGGCCGGGCTCCGGGGCCGCCCCGGGCTCGGGCGCGGCGTCGGAGCGGACCTTGAGTGTGTCGCCGGTCGGGTAGCCCGGAAACTCCCTGGTGGGCTCGTTGCTGTCACCGTCGCGGGCCATGGCCCTCACCGTCCTCCTCAGACAAAGCCGTCTGAGAATGACGGTACGTCCGCCGTACGACAAGCGCGCGCCGAGCGACCCGATCCGGCATCACCGCAGCTCGGCCGGCCCGGCGCGGCTCAGGCGAAGGCGCTGATCCCGGTCAGCTTCTGCCCGATCACCAGCTGGTGGATCTCCGAGGTGCCCTCGTAGGTCAGCACGCTCTCCAGGTTGTTGGCGTGCCGCATCAGCGGGTACTCGCCGGAGACGCCGTTCGCGCCGAGGATGGTCCGGCACTGCCGGGCGATGTCCAGCGCCTCGCGCACGTTGTTCAGCTTCCCGACGCTGACCTGCTCGGGCCGGAGCCGGCCGGCGTCGGCGAGCCGGCCCAAGTGCAGCGCCAGCAGGAGACCCTTCTGGAGTTCCACCGTCATGTCGGCGAGCTTGGCCTGGGTGAGCTGGAAACCGGCGAGCGGCCGGCCGAACTGGGTGCGGGTGCCCGCGTACGCCAGGGCCGTCTCCAGGCAGTCCCGGGCGGCGCCGAGCGCGCCCCAGACGATGCCGTACCGGGCTTCGGTGAGGCAGCTCAGCGGAGCCTTGAGCCCGGCCGCCTCGGGCAGCTGCGCGTCACCCGGCAGCCGGACGTCGTCGAGCACGATCTCGCCGGTCACCGACGCCCGCAGCGACATCTTGTGCCGAATCTCCCGGGCCGTGACGCCGGGCGTGTCCATCGGTACGGCGAAGCCGCGCACCCCGTCCTCGGTGCGCGCCCAGATCACCCCGACGTCGGCGATCGGGGCGTTGGTGATCCACATCTTGCCGCCGGTGAGCACCCAGTCGTCGCCGTCGCGGCGGGCCCGGGTCGCCATCGAGGCCGGGTCGGAGCCGTGGTCCGGTTCGGTCAGTCCGAAGCACCCGATCGCCTCGCCGGTGGCCATCGACGGCAGCCAGCGCTGCTTCTGCTCCTCGCTGCCGTAGCGCCAGATCGCGTACATGGCCAGCGAGCCCTGCACCGAGACCAGCGAGCGGACGCCCGAGTCGCCGGCCTCCAGTTCCAGGCAGGCCAGCCCGTACGCGACCGCCGACGCGCCGGCGCAGCCGTAACCGGTCAGGTGCATGCCGAGCAGGCCGAGCTTGCCGAACTCCCGAGCCAGCTCGCGGGCGGGCACCTGACCCTCCTCGTACCAGCCGGCGACCTGGGGGCGTACCCGATCGTCGATCAGCTGGCGCACGACGGCGCGGATCTGCCGCTCCTCCTCGCTGAGCGAGGAGTCCAGGTCGAGCAGGTCGAGCGGGGCGGTGGGGCGCTGGCTCATGGCAGCCACCCTAACGAAGCCTCAGGGCGCGCGCCGCGACCACCGCGACGCAGGACCGGCGACACAGGATCGGCGCGGGCCACGGCCACCGCAGGCTCAGCCGGCCGCGATCGCGTCGCAGGCTCAGCGCTCGGCGGGACCGTGCGTCACTCCACCGCCTCGGAGAGCACCAGCACCCGGGCGTGGATCTGGTTGCGCTGCTGGAGGGCCGCCCGCAGCGCCCGGTGCAGGCCGTCCTCCAGGTAGAGGCCGCCGTTCCACTGCACCACGTGCGGGAACAGGTCGCCGTAGAAGGTCGAGTCCTCGGCGAGGAGCTTGTCCAGCGCCAGCTCGCGCTTGGTGGTGATCAACTGATCCAGGCGCAGGGGCCGCGGCGGGATCTCCGCCCACTGCTTGAGCGTCAGGTTGTGCTCCGGGTAGGGACGCCCGTCCCGGACCGCTCTGAAGATCACGACGGCACGCTCCCCTCCCCGTGGCCGGGCCGACCGACGGCGCCGTGCCGGGTCGCGGCGTGGCACCGCGCGGCGCGGCACCGATGACCGTGCCAGCCTAGCCGCCTGTCGCACACCGCGTTCTGCTCCCTGATGTCAGTTTCGCTACCGCTCGCCCGATCCCCAACCGGGCGAATCCGGCATGCCGCTCAGCTCCACCGGCCGCGGCGGACCACCTCGTCGACCGGACGGCGCCCGCGCCGCAGCGACGGTGACCGATGGTCCGTGGCACGGTAACCCACGGTCACCGCACCGATCGGTTGGTACTCCTCCGGCACGCCGAACGCGTCCCGATAGGCCACCAGCCGCTGCGGCGGGATGCCGAAGAAACAGGCGCCGAGCCCTTCGTCCACCGCGGTGAGCAGCATCAGCAGGGCGGCGAACCCGGTGTCCACGTACCAGTAAGGCACCGGCCAGCGCTCGGTGGACCGGTCCGCCCAGCCCTTGTCCGGCTCCGCGTACCGCGCGAGGTACACCGACCGGTTGGCGTGCGGGACGATGATCAGCGGCGCCCGCCGCATCCCGGCCAGCCAGCGCTCCCGACCACCGCCGCCCGGCGTCGCCGCCGCCCAGAACCGGTCCCGGTCGGCGGCGTCCTCCAGCACCAGGAAGCCCCAGCCCTGCGCGAAGCCGGCTGAGGGCGCGCGGACGGCGTGGTCGAGCAGGCGCTCCACCACGTCGGGCGGGACCGGCCGGTCCGGGTCGTAGTTGCGCACCATCCGCCGGCGCCGGACCACCTCGGCGAACTCCATGCCACTCCTCCTGCCCGTCGACGCTCACCGGAACACCGCCGTCGCCGAGTGCCCCACCGCCGCCAGCAGGGCGAACAGTGGCCGACGCGCGCCGCCCCGGTGCCAGCCGAACCCGGCGCGCCCGCGTCAGGCGCCGGGCCGGACGCCCCAGACGCCGCGCCAGGTCGCGCCCGGCTTCAGCGCGATCACGTCCTTGCCGGACCGGAACGCGTCGGGCGGGCACGTCATCGGCTCGATCGCGACGGAGCGGCGGTGCCGGTCGCCGGTGAGCGCGTCGCCGGTGAAGACCTGCCACCACCCGAACTCGCGGTCCGCCCAGATGGTCACGCCCGCCGAACCGTCCGGCGCGGCCAGGCTCACCGCCGAGCCTCCGTCGTCGTCCCGGATCACCTCGCCGAAGGTGAGGTCGAGCCGCGCGGCGCCGATCCGGCGCGGGCTGGTCCAGTCGTACTCGGTGCCGGCCACCTCGGTCGCCGCGACCGGCAGCAGCCGGGAGTCGACCACCATCCGGGTCCGGGTCGGCAGCCGCATCACCAGGTCGTCCACCGCCACCCCGGGCAGCTGCAGGTACGGGTGCGGCGCGAAGCCGAACGGCGCCGCCTCGCCGCCGGGATTGCGCACCTCGTGCTCGGCGCGCAGCCCGCCCGGGCCGACGCTCCAGCGGCTGACCAGCCGCAGCGCCCACGGATAGCCCGGCTGGGGCGGCAGGTCGTAGCCGACCGTCACCGCGTCCGCCGACTGCTCCAGCAGCCGCCAGGGCACCCAGTTGACCAGCCCGTGGATCGCCACGTGCCGCTGTGGCTCGCTGAGCGGCAGCTGGTGCGACCGCTCGCCGAAGGTGTACCGCCCGTCGCGGATCCGGTTCGGCCACGGGGCCAGCACCTGGCCGGCACAGCCGGGACAGACCTCGTCCTCGGCGTACCCGTCGACGTACTCGACGCCGTCGTGCCGGTACGTCCGCAGCCCGCCGCCCACCTCGACGATGACGGCCTCGTGGCCGCCGGACGAGATGGTCCACTGGGTGCCCGAGGGCGGACGCTGGTCAGGGGTGTCCATGTCGGCGACCCTAACCAATCAGTCCCGGTCGCCGCTCGACGCGGCCCGGCCGTCCGACGCCGGCACGGTCCGCTCGCCGCCGGCCGCCGCCGCGACCTCGTCACCACTCGACGGTGCCGCAGCCCGGTAGCGCAGCAGGGCCGGGAAGGCGACCGCGAGCAGCACCACCAGCACGGCCGAGGCGAATCCGCCGGCCACCCACGCCACCCCGCCGCCGAATCCGGCGGCCATCCCGCCGGCCCGCAGGTCGCCGAGGCGTGGACCGCCCGCGACCACCACGGTGTTCACGCCCTGGAGCCGGCCACGCATCCGGTCCGGCGCGTACACCAGGAGCATCGACTGCCGCAGCACCGCGCTGACCAGGTCGGCCGCGCCGGCCACCCCGAGCAGCAGGACCATGAGCCAGAGCTGGTGGGCGAACCCGGCCGCCGCGATGGCCAGCCCCCAGGCGACCACCGCGACGACAAGCCCGAGCCCCTGCCGGCGCAGCCGGCCGATCCAGCCGGAGGTCAGGCCGCCGATCATCGAGCCGATGGCGATGGCGCTGAAGAGCCAACCGACCGACCCGCCGCCGCCGAACCGCTCGTGTGCGATCTCCGGGAAGAGCGCCCGGGGCATGGCCAGGATCATCGCGATCAGGTCGACGGCGAACGACAGCAGCAGCACCGGGGTGGTGGCCAGGTAGCGGAAGCCGTCGACGACGCTGGCCAACCCCGACCGGGTCCGGCCCGCCCCGCCGTCGGGGTGCGGCTCCGGGGGTAGAGACGGCAGCCGCAGCGCGGCCCAGACCATGGCGGTGAAGAGCAGCGCGTCCGCCCCGTACGCGATCGGCAGCGCGACCTGCGGGTCCTCCCAGTGGGTGAGGATGAGTCCGGCCGCGAGCGGACCGACCACGGAGGCGGCGGTGAAGGTCGTGTAGTTCAACGTGCTCGCCGCCGGGACCAGGTCGTCCGGCACCAGCCGAGGCAGCATGGCGCTCCGGGCCGGCGAGGTGATCGCGAACGCGGTCGACTGCACCGCCACGAGGACCAGCAGCAGCACCGGGCTGCCCACCCGGAACAACGCCTGCAGCAGCAGACCCAGCGTGGAGGCCCAGAGCAGCGCGGACCCGCCGAGCAGCACCAGGCGCCGGTCCCGCGCGTCGGCGACCGCACCGCCCCACAGCCCGAACACCAGCAACGGGACGAATCCGGCGACGCCCAGCAGGCCGACCCAGAACGAGTCGTGGGTGAGCGCGTACATCTCCACCGGTACGGCCACCGCGGTGAACTGGAAGCCGAACATGGCGATGCCGTTGCCGAGCCAGAGCCGCCGGTACGCGGGCACCCCGAGCGGGCGTAGGTCAATGGCCCAGCGGCGCCCCTCGCGCTGCCGGGCCTCCTGCACTCCCGTCACGGCGCGAGCCGTTCGACGGTCCAGGGGCCGTTGGCGGTCCAGGCGCCCTCGGCGGCGCGACGGAACAGCAGCCGGTCGTGCAGCCGGCCGGCGCGACCCTGCCAGAACTCGACCGAGTCGGGGCGGACCCGCAGCCCTCCCCAGTGCGCCGGGGCGGGAATCGATCCGACCTCGGCGAACCGCTCCGCGGCGGCGCGGTAGCGGTCCTCCAGGCTCTCCCGGTCCTGCACGACCTGGGACTGGGGGCTGGCCCAGGCGCCGATCTGCGAGGCGCGCGGCCGGGTGGCGAAGTAGGCGTCGGTCTCCGCCCGGTCCACCGGCTCGACGGCGCCGGCGACGACCACCTGCCGCTGCATCGGGAACCAGGGGAAGACCAGGCTGGCGTACGGGTTGGCGGCCAGCTCGGTGCCCTTGCGGGAGGCGTGGTTGGTGAAGAACACGAAGCCCTCCGGGCCGTACCCCTTCAGCAGCACCGTCCGCGCGCTCGGCCGGCCGGAGACGTCGGCGGTGCCGACGATCATCGCGTTCGGCTCGGGGAGCCCGAAGGCCACCGCGTCGGCGAACCAGCGGGCGAACTGGGTGTGCCAGTCGCCGGCCAGGTCGGCCTCGGAAAGGCCCACATCCGCGGCGTACTCGTTACGCATCGCGGACGGGGCGGGTGTGTCGCCCGTCACGTTCCCACTCCTCCTCGCCGGGCCGGCCCACAGCCGGGAAGACTGGCCGAACCCGCACCGCCCAGTCTTGCCGAGCCGACGCCCGGATGCGCGTCGGGGGATGTCGCGTGCAGCACAGTCGCAACGGGTCGCGTAGTGGGTTACTCAGCAGGCAAGATGTTCCGAACACATCCCTGAGGGTCGCCTAAGGTGCTCGGCCGGCTGGGCCGCGTTGAGCCTGATCAGGCGCACCGACCAGATCCAGGAGCGCGAGATGGCCGATTTCAAACCCGGGCTGGAGGGCGTCGTAGCCTTCGAGACCGAGATCGCCGAACCCGACCGCGAAGGCGGTGCGCTGCGCTATCGCGGGGTCGACATCGAGGATCTCATCGGCCAGGTCTCGTTCGGAAACGTGTGGGCGCTGCTGGTCGACGGCCGGTTCGGGCCGGGCCTGCCGCCTGCGGAGCCGTTCCCGGTGCCCGTGCACTCCGGCGACATCCGGGTCGACGTGCAGTCGGCGGTCGCGATGCTCGCCCCGTACTGGGGTCTCAACCAGCTGCTCGACATCTCCGACGAGCAGGCCCGTGAGGACCTCGCGCGGGTGTCGGTGACCGCGCTCTCCTTCGTCGCCCAGTCGGCCCGCGGCCTGGGCCTGCCGGCGGTGCCGCAGAAGGAGATCGACAAGGCGCAGACCATCGTCGAGCGCTTCATGAAGCGCTGGCGTGGCGAGCCGGACCCCCGGCACGTCAAGGCCGTCGACGCGTACTTCATCTCGGCCGCCGAGCACGGCTTGAACGCCTCCACCTTCACCGCCCGGATCGTCGCCTCGACCGGCGCGGACGCCGCCGCCTGCATCTCCTCCGGCATCGGCGCGCTCTCCGGCCCGCTGCACGGCGGCGCGCCGTCGCGCGTGCTGAGCATGCTGGAGGCAGTCGAGCGCAGCGGCGACGCCGAGGGGTACGTCAAGGGCGTGCTGGACCGCGGCGAGCGGCTGATGGGCTTCGGGCACCGGGTCTACCGGGCCGAGGACCCGCGCGCCCGCGTGCTCCGCCGGACGGCGAAGGAGCTGGGCGCGCCCCGGTTCGAGATCGCCGAGGCGCTGGAGAAGGCCGCCCTGGACGAGCTGCACGCCCGCAAGCCCGACCGGGTGCTGGCCACCAACGTCGAGTTCTGGTCGGCCGTGGTGCTCGACTTCGCCGAGGTGCCGGCGCACATGTTCACCTCGATGTTCACCTGCGCCCGGATGGGCGGCTGGAGCGCCCACATCCTGGAGCAGAAGAAGCTCCAGCGGCTGGTCCGCCCGTCCGCCCGCTACGTCGGCCCCGCCCCGCGCAAGCCGCAGGAGGTCGAGGGCTGGGACGCCATCCCGCACGGCGTCTGAGACTCCGCCACAAGGGCCCCGCGACCGGCGCCTCGGCGCCGGCGCGGGGCCCTTCTCCATGTCCCGTCCCGGGCGCCGGGCTGTGGCGTACGCCTCAGCCCGGTGGTCGGGACCAGCCGCGAGGCGAACGTCCGGAGATGGGAGGATGAAGACTCGGCAGTGCCGCCGGACCAGGCTCGGATCCCGGCCGCCGCGCGCCCACACGCCCGCCGCCGGTCCGCGCCCGCCAGCTCACCGGGCTCTCGGCCCATGCGGAAGGATCTTGAAGACCGTGGCTGACGCACCGACCATCCGGATTCCCGACGAGATCAAGCCCGCCGACGGGCGGTTCGGCTGCGGGCCGTCCAAGGTCCGTCCGGCGGCGGTGTCCGCCCTCGCCGACGTGGCGACCAGCTACCTGGGCACCTCCCACCGGCAGAAGACGGTCCGCGACCAGGTGGCGCGGCTGCGGCGCGGCATCGCCGAGTTCTTCGCCCTGCCCGAGGGCTACGAGGTGGTGCTCGGCAACGGCGGCACCACCGCGTTCTGGGAGGTCGCCGCGTTCGGC from Micromonospora sp. WMMD812 harbors:
- a CDS encoding ABC transporter permease, yielding MTSGVAALWSHRNSLRILVKRDLAVKYQQSVLGYFWSLIEPLGMGAIYWFVFGVLYSRDTGRHLGEAAESYPLFLITGIFAWMWTSSALSEATNALTGQSRLITTMNVPRQVFPIGRVTGRFAEYAAGLPILVAVALVYAAHSKVDLGWSLFALPLAVAVQGVLLIGLSLLLSALNVLMRDVERFMRLIIRVLFYATPIIYPLSLVRESGLPGWLKVAYELNPLVGIFQLHHSIWYPDEFPDARLLATTITGSVLVLALGWWSFRRLEPAVLKEL
- a CDS encoding L-serine ammonia-lyase; the protein is MISVFDLFSVGIGPSSSHTVGPMRAARTFVTGLKADGLLATTARVQAELFGSLGATGHGHGSDRAVLLGLVGEAPETVDTDSVGPRVARIRAERRISLLDAHEIDFDPDRDLVLHRRRSLPYHPNGMTFAAYDETGAQVRSRTYYSVGGGFVVDEAAAGADRITPDTTRVRYPFLTGAQLLETTAATGLSISEVMLANELSWRSEADVRAGLLEIWRVMRECVERGYERDGVLPGGLKVRRRAAELRRSLEADSGASDPLRAMDWVTLFALAVNEENAAGGRVVTAPTNGAAGIIPAVLHYYSRFVPGASDEGVVRFLLAAGAIGVLFKENASISGAEVGCQGEVGSACSMAAAGLAEALGGTPEQVENAAEIGMEHNLGLTCDPVGGLVQIPCIERNAVASIKAITAARLALRGDGVHAVSLDKVIKTMRETGADMKVKYKETARGGLAVNVIEC
- a CDS encoding PspC domain-containing protein — translated: MSRKLVRPRQGRMLAGVCAGLAQRFGMSAGMIRLLFLLSLLLPGTQVIVYLVLWILMPNEDRYLATARH
- a CDS encoding DUF4230 domain-containing protein gives rise to the protein MARDGDSNEPTREFPGYPTGDTLKVRSDAAPEPGAAPEPGPRPGAGPTRGLLWVLGAAALAVVVLLGVQSTGLWPSFRNPFAEQQTDRSQPTLLKSIQDLSRYVAAEGNFQVVVDLQTDRRYVPEFLLNERTLFVGAGSVEAYVDFAKISDGAVVESADGKSVEIKLPAPQLGETNLDLEKSYVFAEKRGLLNRLGDVFASDPNRQQEVYRLAEERITAAARDSGLGARAEENTRKMLEGLLGSLGYEKVTVTYVAS
- a CDS encoding acyl-CoA dehydrogenase family protein, which translates into the protein MSQRPTAPLDLLDLDSSLSEEERQIRAVVRQLIDDRVRPQVAGWYEEGQVPARELAREFGKLGLLGMHLTGYGCAGASAVAYGLACLELEAGDSGVRSLVSVQGSLAMYAIWRYGSEEQKQRWLPSMATGEAIGCFGLTEPDHGSDPASMATRARRDGDDWVLTGGKMWITNAPIADVGVIWARTEDGVRGFAVPMDTPGVTAREIRHKMSLRASVTGEIVLDDVRLPGDAQLPEAAGLKAPLSCLTEARYGIVWGALGAARDCLETALAYAGTRTQFGRPLAGFQLTQAKLADMTVELQKGLLLALHLGRLADAGRLRPEQVSVGKLNNVREALDIARQCRTILGANGVSGEYPLMRHANNLESVLTYEGTSEIHQLVIGQKLTGISAFA
- a CDS encoding type II toxin-antitoxin system VapB family antitoxin yields the protein MIFRAVRDGRPYPEHNLTLKQWAEIPPRPLRLDQLITTKRELALDKLLAEDSTFYGDLFPHVVQWNGGLYLEDGLHRALRAALQQRNQIHARVLVLSEAVE
- a CDS encoding nitroreductase family protein; this translates as MEFAEVVRRRRMVRNYDPDRPVPPDVVERLLDHAVRAPSAGFAQGWGFLVLEDAADRDRFWAAATPGGGGRERWLAGMRRAPLIIVPHANRSVYLARYAEPDKGWADRSTERWPVPYWYVDTGFAALLMLLTAVDEGLGACFFGIPPQRLVAYRDAFGVPEEYQPIGAVTVGYRATDHRSPSLRRGRRPVDEVVRRGRWS
- a CDS encoding aldose 1-epimerase family protein: MDTPDQRPPSGTQWTISSGGHEAVIVEVGGGLRTYRHDGVEYVDGYAEDEVCPGCAGQVLAPWPNRIRDGRYTFGERSHQLPLSEPQRHVAIHGLVNWVPWRLLEQSADAVTVGYDLPPQPGYPWALRLVSRWSVGPGGLRAEHEVRNPGGEAAPFGFAPHPYLQLPGVAVDDLVMRLPTRTRMVVDSRLLPVAATEVAGTEYDWTSPRRIGAARLDLTFGEVIRDDDGGSAVSLAAPDGSAGVTIWADREFGWWQVFTGDALTGDRHRRSVAIEPMTCPPDAFRSGKDVIALKPGATWRGVWGVRPGA
- the pdxH gene encoding pyridoxamine 5'-phosphate oxidase, whose protein sequence is MRNEYAADVGLSEADLAGDWHTQFARWFADAVAFGLPEPNAMIVGTADVSGRPSARTVLLKGYGPEGFVFFTNHASRKGTELAANPYASLVFPWFPMQRQVVVAGAVEPVDRAETDAYFATRPRASQIGAWASPQSQVVQDRESLEDRYRAAAERFAEVGSIPAPAHWGGLRVRPDSVEFWQGRAGRLHDRLLFRRAAEGAWTANGPWTVERLAP
- a CDS encoding citrate synthase 2 yields the protein MADFKPGLEGVVAFETEIAEPDREGGALRYRGVDIEDLIGQVSFGNVWALLVDGRFGPGLPPAEPFPVPVHSGDIRVDVQSAVAMLAPYWGLNQLLDISDEQAREDLARVSVTALSFVAQSARGLGLPAVPQKEIDKAQTIVERFMKRWRGEPDPRHVKAVDAYFISAAEHGLNASTFTARIVASTGADAAACISSGIGALSGPLHGGAPSRVLSMLEAVERSGDAEGYVKGVLDRGERLMGFGHRVYRAEDPRARVLRRTAKELGAPRFEIAEALEKAALDELHARKPDRVLATNVEFWSAVVLDFAEVPAHMFTSMFTCARMGGWSAHILEQKKLQRLVRPSARYVGPAPRKPQEVEGWDAIPHGV